The genomic segment GTAAACCAGCCCAATCCAATAAGCACCCCGGCCACAATCCCTCTCAATTTTATTGACGCTGTTGGCGCACTAACGGAAAAATATCCAAACTGATTTCATTTCTTGTTGGTCAAcatctatataaaaaaaaataatcagctTGTGTGCCCAATGTTGTGACTGGTGAGTGGGGCTGCACTAAACTACAGATGAGTCCATCTCCTCACTGTGCCATTGTTGTGTATTGTATCTCGTCTAGGTCCAACACCCTATTGCAGAACAGGTCAGAATCAAATATCAAATCCTGAACTGGATTTCACATACATCTCACTTCTGAATGATGGAAGGCAATCTCCAAAcgaaataaaatgcaattttgcTCAGCTTTCCTCACGACACATTACTAATGAGCACTAAACCAAGCACCGCCAGATATGATCATGTATAATCCTTATGAGTCATTCTCCTTGCCTGTAGCATAGCCCCGGCCTAACTATTATGTAATTTAAAACAGTGGCAACGTAGTATGAATAGGCATTTGTTTCTGCATACAGTAAATACAGATTTGTATGTCATTAATATCCTGCAAAACAACTTGTTAGTCGTGTTATTTGGCACACCACATGATCACAATACTGCACATTTATTACGTAGCATGCAGTTAGAAATGATCCCATTTAGTTCTTTGGAGACTTCTGCAACCACATCACACCCTTCCTGTGCATGTTGGTGCTTTTGGGGAATGCTTTAGAATCAGTTTCCCGTTTGGATATGggatatgaaataatttaacaCGCCTTGTTTTACTTCCCAGGTCCTCCCCTGCCTCCGCAAGATGTGCAGGTGCTCTGTGGGCAGGCACCAGGGGTCCTACAGGTTCGTTGGAAGCCTCCCCCCTTGTCTCCGTCAGGCACGTCCAATGGTGCCAATGTCCTTGGCTATGCTGTCTGCACTAAAGGACAGAAGGTGAGGTGGATTTCTTTTTCCTACTCATCTCTGGTTATGGATGACTCCTCTTCATGCTAAGGTTCTGTGATCAAAACTGGGTCACTCATGACTGTGTATAGGTTTTCAGTATGCTGCTCGTATCTCTAATCTGTCACAATAGCAAAACCGCATATCGTTTCAGTCGGATTCTTGACTTTgcctcttctgccctctggtgaCGACCAGACGGAATCACCTAGATGCTTTTATTCAGTCGGTTGCTTGGTTACAGGTTCACTTGTGTGTGTCTTGAAACCAGATTGCAGAGGTGATGTTCCCAATGGCGGACTACGTAACAGTGGAGATGACGAGGATACAGTGCCTGGAGGCCAGGGAGGTGATAGTCCGGACGCTGTCCGCACAGGGAGAGTCGCAGGACTCCCTCGTGGCCCTCATTCCAAACAACCTGCTCGTGCCTCTACCTCCGCTTCCTCTGCCAGCGCCAATGCATCCCCATCCCCACGGCCAACCTCACCTCACATCTCCTCACCACCCTCACGCCCCCCCACAGCTTCCTGCCCCGCCCCAAGCCCACGGACAGCCGGCCCCACGTCATCCCTACCCCCATGCCCCGCACCCTCAACCGAGAGTCCCTCACCCAGGCGGGCCCCAACAGAACCAGAATCGACCGCCGCACCCTCATCCGCAGCAGCCCCTGCACCTCCACCAAGGTCCCAGGCCCCAGCACCGACTGCCTCTGCAGCCCCACGCCCATCCCCACCCCGTACCTCAGAGACCAGTAAGTGCCAGAGACCTGGATGCCAAAGAGCAAGCTGCCCACCACGGAGCCGCCGTCCCACCTGGTTGGGACCTTGCACGCTCCCCTTCGTCCCAGCCGCCCATACCCATGCAGGGCCACACCCTTGAGCCCCCTCCCCCTGGCAATCCACGTTGCCCCTCCCCTCAGAGGATTCTACCACAACCGAGAGGCACTCTTATCCCAGACAATGTGGCCAAAGCCATCGCCCGGGAAGCGGCGCAGAGGGTGGCGGCGGAGAGCGGCAAGGTCTGACCACACCTGACCACTCCTGGTTGTCACGGCAACACTCCAGTGACACCCTCCTGTCTCACATTTCAGGGGGACCGGAGACCTGTTAGCTACGGCGAACAGGGTCAGTCCTTTCACCAGCATCACTCTGATGAAGACGAGGAAGACGAAGAAGGGTTCCCCCGTCGCCGCCGACGAGGACCTTCGGTCGACGAGTTCCTCCGAGGCTCTGAGCTAGGAAGGCCGGTATGTGAAACGGGACGAGCCTTCTCACAGAATCACCGACCTTACACAAGCGAGAGAGAGGCAAATGTGGCTGGTTGCATGCCAAGTGCCAACGCGACCGTGCCGGCGTcactgtgtgtgcgtttgtttgTCACGCGTGTTTGGTGTGTGCACGTCTGTACGTATGTATGTGGACTTAAACAAGCgggtctgtgtgtttgtgtgtgactgTCAAAAGCCTCACTATAGTCACAATGAAGATTATCACAGCGAGAGCAGCCGCGGCTCTGACCTGTCTGACATCATggaagaggatgaggaggagctgTACTCAGAGATGCAGCTGGACGAGGGACGCCGACGCAACTCGCACAACACACCCAAGGTGCAGTTCTTTGCACTTGCTGTACTTAGACTCAAATTTACTGTTGCGAACTGCACAGGCACAGATATTTGACTGCTGCCTTTTCTTGCACTGGATATGTGTTGTTAGCGTGTGTGCCGAGTTTAGGGTAGAGTACAGTGGAACCTCCTAATTGGAgaagagaaaaagaagaaaagacagCATTCCTAACTGTTATAAATATTAGATCAAGACAAATTAGGCACAGTTTCAAAAACTAGGACAAAGTCAAACTACTGACAGACAAGGACCGTGGTGCCTCCGGAAGTTTCATTATttgcaaatcatctttcccccaTTGAGATGAATAGAGATGCAAACAATCCGTTCCAGCTCGCTTAAAAACACCAAAATTCAACACCAAATTAATTCAATAAATGCACAAACCAAAACGGCCCTTCTTGTTCGTAGGCAAACCAGTTCAACTAATTgttactgccatctagtggttggGAGTACCTAAGCCATTTTGACTTTAACATTAAAAGCAGACACCATTATTTCACATCTCCTTCTCTTTGATCCGAATGATTATTCCAGAACCATACACTTTCTTGAaggcttgtttgtgtgtgtttctgtgtgcgTCAGCGTGTCTGTGTTTCAGTGTGCCTGTCTGCGAGCGCTGCATGAGTTTGTTTACATACAATTTGTTGGACTATGTCAACGCACATGACTGCATATTGTTCACAAACACTACCGTTGGAAATTGAACTGACGTGTGAATAGTTGCTGTCTTCTGCATTGTAGTCAAACACTCCCTCTAGAGGCCGTCACGACCGGGAGGGCGGGCGAAAGATACATCACGGTGGCTCACAGCCTCAGAGACGACCTCTGATGGTCCCTGCCATCGGTCAGTACAACCCGGGTTCATTTATGTTTACACTAAGGCTCCATGCATGAGAtacttttaaatgtctttctaCTTGCCACATGATTCTGTCTTATTATTATACGTTGTGGCACCTTCTGATTGGTGTTTCCTGTAGAAGTAACCTTTGAGAATAACAATGAGGAAAACATGTCCCGCATCACGGAGAACTATGGCAGAGTAGCTCGGTTCAGGACCGGGTCTTCCCGCAGGCACGGGGGCGGCACCAGGTCTCCCCAGGGTACGTGCTGCAACCTGCAGACTGAGTCTTAGCAAGTTGGCAAACGGCAAGAAGGAGATGGAGACAATTGCGAACGGGGTTGCAAAGGGCTGGAAAGTTTTCTGGTAATTTTTCCACGTCAATAAATTTAGAACCATTTCAGGGTGGAAACTTTTCAGTGTGAGTTCCAGAATTTTGCAACACTACCCGCAAGTGTCTGTTTCTCTTTTGATTCGTACTCACCCTGTCGAATGGCACCATTGAACTGCACAGATGGAAGAGCCACTTAAGTCCACAGTTTGACTGATTGCACCGAGACCGCTCCCCTCACTGCACTGGGCTCCAGATGCCTGCTgagaccccccctcctccctctccCCTTTTTTTGGTTATCACACAAGTGACACTTTTGGAAGCATTTTAGCATGAACTTTTCCGTTTGGTTGGGCATTTGGGGTTTGATGCATCTATTAACaggataaaaaaataatgtatgcTCCCGATCTTGTCTgtgtgtcacttcctgttttgtctCACTCATTGACTAGTCCGCAACCAAAAAATACCATCAATGTGTATTTGGCCATTTCAGCATGCTAACAAAGCTGCTGCCACATAATAGCTgatgtcagcaaaaaaaaacaaaaaaaaaacactttttatttcttatttgtGTGTTGAAGATGGCTACAGGGATCGTCAGTCTCCCACCTACTTTGATGAGTCGGAGCCAGAGGAGGCCTTTCGGGTATTCGTGGCGCTCTTCGACTACGACCCTCTGTCCATGTCCCCTAACCCAGACGCGGCCGATGAAGAGTTGCCTTTCAAAGAGGGACAAATCATCAGGGTGAGAGGTTCACGTTCATATATTGTACTTTACACATATAATGTATTGCCGCCTCTTCTTCACCAGATATTTGGTGATAAAGACACCGACGGGTTCTACAGAGGAGAAGTAAGAGGCAGGATGGGGCTGATCCCGTGTAACATGGTGTCCGAGATACGAGCGGAGGATGATGAAACTATGGATCAACTCATCAAACAAGGCTTCCTACCTCTCAGCACCCCGGTGGACCGATTAGGTACTAAACATCAGATGAATCCCAGTCAATTGATGACTAAATGATAAAAATCATTGATTGTGACTTTCAGAGCAGAACAGAAGAGGCCTCCGTCGAGGTGAGGCCTCCAGGAGGATGGTGGCTTTGTATGACTACGACCCCCGAGAGAGCTCGCCGAATGTTGACGTTGAGGTATCGTAAATCAGTGGCTGAGGAtgataatgtaaaaaaatatataatgaaaaaaaattaaatataaaataaaatataaataataaaatataaaaatcaaaaaaataatacaaaaatagtaaaatataaaaataaaaaacaaattatgtaaaaataaaataaaataaatctttcCCCACTCTGATAGGCTGAGCTGACCTTCTGCACCGGTGACATCATCGCAGTATTTGGTGATATCGATGAAGACGGCTTCTATTATGTGAGTCTTCTCAATGATCATCTTGTATCTCATTTTCGGGCACTGAGTCCTCCCCCCCTCCATAGGGTGAGATCAACGGCCACCGCGGTCTGGTTCCCTCCAACTTCCTGGAAGAAGTGCCTGACGACGTGGAGGTGTATCTGACCGATACGCCCTCCAACTTCCCCCCCGAGGAGCCCGCCAACCGGCTCCCCGCCAACTCTGCCGCCAGCGTCCCGGAGGGCAAACGGGTACACCATCACCATCGCCGCTCTCAGCGCTAAGGCCCTGTTGCTCATCCATTGCCCCCCTCTCCTCTCTTTGATTTCCGTCTCTCGCTTGCTCCACGTGTGTGTGCCTCCATCGTGTGTGTTTCTTGTCCGTGTGGTGGCTGTGGTGACCGACTAACAACCCTCCCGCCTCCCCCTTCCTGCTCTGTCACCGTCGGGAACAAGGGGGCGACCAAAACCAAAAACAATCGAGTGTAACACCTTTCTGagtctcagagaaaggaagaaGCAAAGCCTGACGTggacagagagagaaagaataGACTCTgcggggggggagggggagggggacgGGGGGTTCTCGCATGCTTGAGGACTCATTCCTTCCATTTGTACCTCTTTGCACTGAAACACAAAAATCTCATTGTGGTTATTGTGTATGGCAACAATAATGACAAGTGCTTTAATAACACCTACactgaacaacaaaaaaaatcattggaggaaaacaaacaaaaaacaaaaagcatgcCTTTTTCATACAGTTCCATTTTCTAATGACTCTTGACTGTTGTGTTTCCCGAAAAGAGGCtttgtttcttttgtgtttgttgcaCACACATCAATCTATTTTTCAGCTCTGTTTTGAGGCCAAAATTAACGGAAGCACTGAGACATCCCGACTGTATTGTTACAAAGGAACAATAAAAGAAATgagaagaaagagagaaaaaaaaattggatattAAAAACCTTTTTTTGGCGCTCTctgtgttgttgtgtgtgtcaATGTTTTCATTGTGGTGCATTGTGGTCTGTGGGTTCTTTCTGATGGTGACTTACGCTGCTACATTTttttccttatttttttttcattttctcccTCTCACCCTGCttgtccaaaataaaaaaaaaaataaaaaaatcatctcaCCCCCCTACAGTAAG from the Syngnathus scovelli strain Florida chromosome 13, RoL_Ssco_1.2, whole genome shotgun sequence genome contains:
- the rimbp2a gene encoding RIMS-binding protein 2 isoform X7, with product MHETVKEKQRPQTEHEQAKQKEIHQLQKARLQADRDHEQAVQLLENNHSRMFQVQICDLEQTCGSQSENFHHLSKELLEFRLQSHPVEILLSKAPAKSFNFLSPEERLPQVVVGFETQTEAGDESAPNAPPLNSKFSQCPKQTGDRESTDWPSVESRTVKTERASCTQRLTPSAMEDEPSPSPRSKPRYTGQVRLCTARYSYNPYDGPNEHPEAELPLVAGKYLYVYGNMDDDGFYEGELLDGQRGLVPSNFVEFVQDKEKLAIQAGDGEDLGPVEHTPQALMPVDGGTGQDVLLGSANALVPCSNGTVGPLDPEDLAEDVVPYPRKITLIKQLARSVIVAWEPPVVPLGWGNISGYNVLADGEMRASIQFGGRTKCLLEKLDLDGCVHRVSVQSVTDRGLSDELRCTLLVGANVVVAPCGLRVDDIQRDTAELSWLPSNSNYGHTVFLDGVEHAALKPGRYRLRFFNLKPLTVYKVSVVAQPHQVPWQLPLEQRERKEAGVEFCTQAAGPTPYCRTGPPLPPQDVQVLCGQAPGVLQVRWKPPPLSPSGTSNGANVLGYAVCTKGQKIAEVMFPMADYVTVEMTRIQCLEAREVIVRTLSAQGESQDSLVALIPNNLLVPLPPLPLPAPMHPHPHGQPHLTSPHHPHAPPQLPAPPQAHGQPAPRHPYPHAPHPQPRVPHPGGPQQNQNRPPHPHPQQPLHLHQGPRPQHRLPLQPHAHPHPVPQRPVSARDLDAKEQAAHHGAAVPPGWDLARSPSSQPPIPMQGHTLEPPPPGNPRCPSPQRILPQPRGTLIPDNVAKAIAREAAQRVAAESGKGDRRPVSYGEQGQSFHQHHSDEDEEDEEGFPRRRRRGPSVDEFLRGSELGRPPHYSHNEDYHSESSRGSDLSDIMEEDEEELYSEMQLDEGRRRNSHNTPKSNTPSRGRHDREGGRKIHHGGSQPQRRPLMVPAIEVTFENNNEENMSRITENYGRVARFRTGSSRRHGGGTRSPQDGYRDRQSPTYFDESEPEEAFRVFVALFDYDPLSMSPNPDAADEELPFKEGQIIRIFGDKDTDGFYRGEVRGRMGLIPCNMVSEIRAEDDETMDQLIKQGFLPLSTPVDRLEQNRRGLRRGEASRRMVALYDYDPRESSPNVDVEAELTFCTGDIIAVFGDIDEDGFYYGEINGHRGLVPSNFLEEVPDDVEVYLTDTPSNFPPEEPANRLPANSAASVPEGKRITTETLVDNDVTPVRAPSPIVRPLLPGTMRPLSPTRGPTSLPLDLRDHQDFANKKKKGLLSKGKKLLKRLSPAK
- the rimbp2a gene encoding RIMS-binding protein 2 isoform X4, producing MRDHTSAVNVEELLRHSQMELQWIQRQLATITARNIRHHHVHSKAKSKPEIPAQLGHSFPNASRFRLLEERNRLLRQEVAGLRQEKQRDRKLRAKLHAALQEKNHLNLQLIGRHLKASKYDQVQSDFHQLKETLAVVSQERDAAQQQRTQLRDQVENLEQVLKHMHETVKEKQRPQTEHEQAKQKEIHQLQKARLQADRDHEQAVQLLENNHSRMFQVQICDLEQTCGSQSENFHHLSKELLEFRLQSHPVEILLSKAPAKSFNFLSPEERLPQVVVGFETQTEAGDESAPNAPPLNSKFSQCPKQTGDRESTDWPSVESRTVKTERASCTQRLTPSAMEDEPSPSPRSKPRYTGQVRLCTARYSYNPYDGPNEHPEAELPLVAGKYLYVYGNMDDDGFYEGELLDGQRGLVPSNFVEFVQDKEKLAIQAGDGEDLGPVEHTPQALMPVDGGTGQDVLLGSANALVPCSNGTVGPLDPEDLAEDVVPYPRKITLIKQLARSVIVAWEPPVVPLGWGNISGYNVLADGEMRASIQFGGRTKCLLEKLDLDGCVHRVSVQSVTDRGLSDELRCTLLVGANVVVAPCGLRVDDIQRDTAELSWLPSNSNYGHTVFLDGVEHAALKPGRYRLRFFNLKPLTVYKVSVVAQPHQVPWQLPLEQRERKEAGVEFCTQAAGPTPYCRTGPPLPPQDVQVLCGQAPGVLQVRWKPPPLSPSGTSNGANVLGYAVCTKGQKIAEVMFPMADYVTVEMTRIQCLEAREVIVRTLSAQGESQDSLVALIPNNLLVPLPPLPLPAPMHPHPHGQPHLTSPHHPHAPPQLPAPPQAHGQPAPRHPYPHAPHPQPRVPHPGGPQQNQNRPPHPHPQQPLHLHQGPRPQHRLPLQPHAHPHPVPQRPVSARDLDAKEQAAHHGAAVPPGWDLARSPSSQPPIPMQGHTLEPPPPGNPRCPSPQRILPQPRGTLIPDNVAKAIAREAAQRVAAESGKGDRRPVSYGEQGQSFHQHHSDEDEEDEEGFPRRRRRGPSVDEFLRGSELGRPPHYSHNEDYHSESSRGSDLSDIMEEDEEELYSEMQLDEGRRRNSHNTPKSNTPSRGRHDREGGRKIHHGGSQPQRRPLMVPAIEVTFENNNEENMSRITENYGRVARFRTGSSRRHGGGTRSPQDGYRDRQSPTYFDESEPEEAFRVFVALFDYDPLSMSPNPDAADEELPFKEGQIIRIFGDKDTDGFYRGEVRGRMGLIPCNMVSEIRAEDDETMDQLIKQGFLPLSTPVDRLEQNRRGLRRGEASRRMVALYDYDPRESSPNVDVEAELTFCTGDIIAVFGDIDEDGFYYGEINGHRGLVPSNFLEEVPDDVEVYLTDTPSNFPPEEPANRLPANSAASVPEGKRELGDNIVLSNTSLLSSPWHLSSDHHGNAGG